In a genomic window of Gloeocapsopsis dulcis:
- a CDS encoding TonB-dependent siderophore receptor yields MQQQISISIAAIITVLMTQAVQANEIAELEKPLRLGEINRPATTVKEWLAQSSDPIQVTGVRLNATATGLEVILDTEQLVSPVTSVVGNALIIDIPNAVLVSPDGQLQTANPAQGIAFTSVINLPNRVRVTVTGMNAPPTASVQSKEAGIVLSVTPGVAETETVEDDTIQITVTGTQDEGYNPSAATTGTRIEAPLRDVPLTLQVIPRQVIEDRQIIRLTEVADNVPGVETSSGYGGLASNDYYIRGFKTGESFRNGFRDFTFISPRDPANVEQVEFLRGPASVLYGGGSNLSGAVNTITKRPLADPRYEVNGTIGNYGFYRSAIDLTGPLVDDGSLLYRLNLAYTNADSFRDFNESQSIFVAPVLTWNIGPRTTLTTEFEYQNYDYVFDRGFPPGEVFLQLPRDRFLFEPDVNRAQFNSYYFGYNLEHELNDQWKVRQGFGGLIINGETEAAVLGNYSSPFVDDDGRTLQRDAQRSDEQQENFSLQTEVIGEFSTGSINHNLLFGLEYARYRFAYDFFDATLGPIDIFNPVYGARPGTYVPSSFEEYGTRNIGIYLQDLVYLTPNLIVLAGGRLDFNNSFYRDTLNNTTNSERSETSFSPRLGIVYQPGENTSLYFNWANAFTPTVLGGITRAGQPFEPERGQQFEIGLKQDFSDRLSANLAFYHLTRQNVSTPDPEDPDFSIQTGEQTSRGIELDVRGEILPGWNMIATYALTDAFVSEDNDLPVGDRLAGIPKNTASLWSTYEIQSGDWQGLGFGLGLVYVDEREAQLPNTTVTLPSYFRTDASLFYRRDNWRAAVNFKNLFSVEYFNTQGFFMTPQASFTVLANISVEF; encoded by the coding sequence ATGCAACAGCAAATATCAATATCAATTGCAGCGATCATTACTGTACTGATGACTCAAGCGGTACAAGCGAACGAGATAGCCGAATTAGAAAAACCACTGCGTTTGGGTGAGATAAATCGTCCTGCGACTACCGTTAAGGAATGGCTAGCGCAATCTTCAGATCCCATTCAAGTGACTGGAGTACGACTAAATGCTACCGCGACTGGGTTAGAGGTGATTTTAGATACAGAACAACTCGTGTCACCTGTAACTTCGGTAGTTGGTAATGCGCTGATTATAGATATTCCTAATGCAGTACTGGTATCACCTGATGGTCAACTCCAGACAGCGAATCCAGCACAAGGAATTGCCTTCACATCTGTTATTAACTTACCAAATCGGGTTCGAGTTACCGTTACAGGCATGAATGCACCACCGACTGCTAGCGTCCAATCAAAAGAAGCAGGAATTGTCCTCAGCGTAACGCCAGGAGTAGCAGAAACTGAAACGGTTGAGGACGATACGATTCAAATTACCGTCACAGGAACGCAAGACGAAGGATACAATCCCTCAGCAGCAACCACCGGAACGCGAATTGAAGCACCCCTGCGTGATGTGCCCCTTACCCTCCAGGTGATTCCGCGCCAGGTTATCGAAGATCGTCAGATTATCCGTTTGACTGAAGTGGCTGATAACGTTCCAGGTGTAGAAACTTCTTCAGGGTATGGCGGACTCGCTTCTAATGATTATTACATCCGAGGATTTAAAACTGGGGAAAGCTTTCGGAATGGATTTCGAGATTTTACATTCATCAGCCCACGCGATCCTGCCAATGTCGAGCAAGTCGAATTCCTGAGAGGTCCCGCCTCCGTGCTGTATGGCGGTGGATCTAACCTCAGTGGCGCTGTTAATACTATTACAAAACGTCCTTTAGCTGATCCCCGCTATGAAGTAAATGGCACAATTGGTAACTACGGATTCTACCGATCAGCAATTGACTTGACAGGACCACTTGTAGATGACGGTTCCTTATTATACCGACTTAACCTTGCTTATACTAACGCGGATAGTTTTCGTGATTTTAATGAGAGTCAGAGCATCTTTGTTGCGCCTGTGCTGACGTGGAATATTGGACCGCGAACGACGCTCACAACTGAGTTTGAGTATCAAAATTACGACTACGTATTCGATCGCGGCTTTCCACCAGGGGAAGTGTTTTTACAGTTACCACGCGATCGCTTTTTGTTTGAACCTGATGTTAATCGGGCGCAGTTTAATTCTTACTACTTTGGCTACAACCTTGAACATGAATTGAACGATCAATGGAAAGTTCGCCAAGGATTTGGTGGGCTGATTATCAACGGAGAAACAGAAGCCGCTGTTCTTGGTAATTACTCTTCACCGTTTGTCGATGACGATGGTAGGACATTACAACGCGACGCACAAAGAAGTGATGAGCAGCAAGAAAACTTTTCACTACAAACGGAAGTTATTGGTGAGTTTAGTACAGGTTCGATCAATCACAATCTCCTGTTTGGACTTGAATATGCCCGCTATCGCTTTGCCTACGATTTCTTTGATGCCACACTAGGACCAATCGATATTTTTAATCCAGTTTACGGTGCTAGACCTGGTACATATGTTCCTAGCTCTTTTGAAGAATATGGCACGCGAAACATTGGTATTTATCTACAGGATTTAGTCTATCTCACACCAAACCTGATTGTTCTAGCTGGAGGACGGCTCGATTTTAATAACTCGTTTTACCGCGACACACTCAACAATACAACCAACAGCGAGCGATCGGAAACATCCTTCTCTCCGCGATTGGGAATTGTTTACCAACCTGGTGAAAATACATCGCTATATTTTAATTGGGCAAATGCATTTACACCAACTGTTTTGGGTGGCATAACACGGGCTGGACAACCTTTTGAGCCTGAACGCGGACAACAATTCGAGATTGGACTCAAACAAGATTTTAGCGATCGCCTCTCGGCTAACTTAGCGTTTTACCATCTCACCCGTCAAAACGTTTCCACCCCTGACCCAGAAGACCCCGATTTCAGCATTCAAACTGGAGAACAAACCAGCCGAGGAATTGAATTAGATGTCAGAGGGGAAATCTTGCCTGGTTGGAATATGATTGCAACCTATGCCCTTACCGATGCCTTTGTCAGCGAAGACAACGATCTTCCAGTAGGCGATCGCCTGGCAGGAATTCCCAAAAACACTGCCAGTTTATGGAGCACTTACGAGATTCAAAGCGGTGATTGGCAAGGCTTGGGGTTTGGTCTAGGTTTAGTCTACGTCGATGAACGAGAAGCCCAACTGCCAAATACCACCGTTACATTACCGTCCTACTTCCGCACCGATGCCAGCCTTTTCTACCGACGTGATAATTGGCGTGCTGCTGTAAATTTCAAAAATCTGTTCAGTGTGGAGTACTTCAACACGCAAGGCTTTTTCATGACGCCTCAAGCTTCCTTTACGGTATTAGCAAATATTTCTGTAGAGTTCTGA